A region of Paenimyroides aestuarii DNA encodes the following proteins:
- a CDS encoding DNA polymerase III subunit, translating to MKFSEIVGQNHLKNHLTNSVQKGRIPHAQLFIGPEGSGTLAMAIAYAQYIICNNQGNENEGGAAACNLKFDHLQHPDLHFVYPVATTDSVKSTPVSSDFLTVWNDFIKQNLYGSVNDWYEAIGIQKKQGNISVHEAASILKKLALKPFEGGYKVMIVWMAEKMNTETANKLLKILEEPTEKTIFLLIAEDEKALLQTIVSRCQVLHFTALNEQEIFQALIDRENCDEADAYGIAKEAQGNYNKALKLRYNITSEYPFDEWFVTWVRAAFRANKNARVVNDLIKWSDEISAIGREKQKQFLNHCMELFRQALLLNYSTPKLVYMQPKVEGFNLQNFAPFVNENNILDIYKEIEDAIYHIERNGNAKIILTDLSIKLTRLIHKK from the coding sequence ATGAAATTTTCTGAAATCGTTGGTCAAAACCATTTAAAAAACCACTTAACGAATAGTGTACAAAAAGGCAGAATTCCTCATGCCCAACTTTTTATTGGCCCCGAAGGAAGCGGCACTTTGGCAATGGCAATTGCTTATGCCCAATACATTATTTGCAATAATCAAGGAAATGAAAACGAAGGCGGAGCAGCTGCCTGCAATTTAAAGTTTGACCATTTGCAACATCCCGATTTGCACTTTGTGTATCCTGTTGCAACAACCGATAGCGTAAAATCTACACCTGTGAGTAGCGATTTTTTAACTGTGTGGAATGATTTTATCAAACAAAACCTATATGGTTCGGTAAATGATTGGTACGAAGCTATTGGTATTCAGAAAAAACAAGGAAACATTTCGGTGCACGAAGCGGCAAGTATTCTAAAAAAATTAGCTTTGAAACCTTTTGAAGGTGGTTATAAAGTAATGATTGTGTGGATGGCTGAAAAAATGAATACTGAAACCGCAAACAAACTGCTAAAAATATTAGAAGAGCCAACCGAAAAAACTATTTTTCTATTAATCGCAGAAGATGAAAAAGCGTTGTTGCAAACCATTGTGTCTCGTTGCCAGGTTCTGCATTTTACTGCTTTGAACGAACAAGAAATTTTTCAAGCACTTATTGATAGAGAAAATTGCGATGAAGCAGATGCTTACGGAATTGCTAAAGAAGCACAAGGCAATTATAACAAAGCACTAAAATTGCGGTACAATATCACTAGCGAATATCCTTTTGATGAATGGTTTGTCACTTGGGTACGAGCAGCTTTTAGAGCAAACAAAAACGCACGTGTTGTAAACGATTTAATAAAATGGAGCGATGAAATTTCGGCCATTGGCAGAGAAAAACAAAAACAGTTTTTAAACCATTGTATGGAGCTTTTTCGTCAGGCGTTATTACTGAATTACAGCACACCGAAACTAGTGTATATGCAGCCCAAAGTGGAGGGATTTAACTTGCAGAATTTTGCCCCTTTTGTCAACGAAAACAATATTTTAGACATCTACAAAGAAATCGAAGACGCTATTTACCATATTGAACGCAACGGAAACGCTAAAATTATCCTTACTGATTTATCCATTAAATTAACCCGATTGATTCATAAAAAGTAA
- the mfd gene encoding transcription-repair coupling factor, whose protein sequence is MSIKKVFEQATKTQQLKQQINKLGNKIHAKGFIGSALSFQIQALFKESDQHFLLIFNDKEEAAYYLNDLEHLISKDYVLFYPGSYRRPYQIEETDNANVLLRAEVLNRLNARKKPVVIVSYTDALFEKVVTRKQLDKNTLKIAVNDKMTIDFVNEVLFEYNFKRVDFVSEPGEFSVRGGIIDVFSFSNENPYRIEFFGNEIDSIRTFDVETQLSIETNKKITIIPNVENKFLQENRESFLNYISPNTVLFLQNTILVKEQLTKMFQKATEVFDKLNKDVQHLSPEQMFLPSAEFLQKADDFTVVELAQQNFFTPNFSVDFHFNPQPSFNKQFDLLIENLNQNTENGYTNYLYCSSESQSKRFEEIFSSLKDQNKSIQQYKTVVMPLFQGFIDKENQIACYTDHQIFERYHKFSIKNGYTKKQTITLKELTTLSVGDYVTHIDHGIGKFGGLQKIDVEGKKQEAIKLVYADNDIVYVSIHSLHKISKYNGKEGAPPKIYKIGSGAWKALKQKTKARVKHIAFNLIKLYAKRRLEKGFACAPDSYLQAELESSFIYEDTPDQLKSTIDVKTDMESERPMDRLVCGDVGFGKTEVAIRAAFKMVDNGKQVAVLVPTTILAFQHHKTFTERLKDMPVNVAYLNRFKTAKQKAETLKELAEGKIDIIIGTHQLVNKNVVFKDLGLLVIDEEQKFGVAVKDKLKTIGENIDTLTLTATPIPRTLQFSLMAARDLSVITTPPPNRYPIETNVIGFNEEVIRDAIAYEIERGGQVYFINNRIENIKEVAGMIQRLVPNAKVGIGHGQMEGKKLEDLLLSFMEGEFDVLVATTIIESGLDVPNANTIFINNANNFGLSDLHQMRGRVGRSNKKAFCYFITPPYSVMTEEARKRISALEQFSDLGSGFNIAMKDLEIRGAGDILGGEQSGFINEIGFETYQKIMNEAIDELKENEFKDLYEEEQNIDTKEYVKDIVIESDFEILFPDEYINNVSERLTLYNELATLKTEEELIAFQNKLIDRFGALPKQALNLLDSVRIKWIASKAGIEKLVLKQGKMIGYFVSDQQSMYYQSAQFRKVLQFVQLYPKLATLKEKQTKNGLRLLLTFDHIKSISKALENLQKLQQL, encoded by the coding sequence ATGAGTATTAAAAAAGTATTTGAACAAGCAACCAAAACACAACAACTAAAGCAACAAATAAATAAGTTAGGCAATAAAATTCATGCAAAAGGATTTATTGGCTCGGCATTGTCGTTTCAAATTCAGGCGTTGTTTAAAGAGTCCGACCAGCATTTTTTATTGATTTTTAATGATAAAGAAGAAGCGGCTTATTACTTGAACGATTTAGAGCATTTGATTTCAAAAGATTATGTGCTGTTTTATCCGGGATCGTACCGTCGTCCGTATCAAATCGAAGAAACAGATAATGCCAATGTGTTGTTGCGTGCCGAGGTTTTAAACCGATTGAACGCACGAAAAAAACCGGTTGTAATTGTTTCATATACCGATGCGTTGTTTGAAAAAGTGGTTACGCGCAAACAATTGGACAAAAACACGTTGAAAATCGCCGTTAACGATAAAATGACGATTGATTTTGTGAACGAAGTGTTGTTTGAATACAATTTTAAACGGGTAGATTTTGTTTCGGAACCGGGCGAATTTTCAGTTCGTGGCGGAATCATCGATGTATTTTCTTTTTCGAATGAAAACCCGTATCGAATTGAATTTTTCGGAAATGAAATAGACAGTATCCGTACTTTTGATGTGGAAACCCAACTTTCGATCGAAACCAATAAAAAAATCACCATTATTCCGAATGTAGAAAATAAATTTTTACAGGAAAACCGGGAAAGTTTTCTAAACTACATCAGTCCTAATACGGTTTTGTTTCTTCAAAACACCATTTTGGTCAAGGAACAACTCACTAAAATGTTTCAGAAAGCAACCGAAGTGTTCGATAAACTCAATAAGGATGTTCAGCATTTAAGCCCCGAACAAATGTTTTTGCCTTCGGCTGAATTTCTTCAAAAAGCCGATGATTTTACGGTGGTTGAACTAGCACAGCAAAACTTTTTTACACCTAATTTTTCGGTTGATTTTCATTTTAATCCGCAACCGTCGTTCAATAAGCAATTCGATTTATTGATTGAAAACCTAAATCAAAATACCGAAAACGGATACACCAATTATCTGTATTGTTCAAGCGAATCGCAAAGCAAACGTTTCGAAGAAATTTTCAGTAGCTTAAAAGATCAAAACAAAAGCATTCAGCAATACAAAACCGTTGTTATGCCTTTGTTTCAAGGGTTTATCGACAAAGAAAACCAAATTGCTTGTTATACCGATCACCAGATTTTTGAACGCTACCACAAATTCAGCATAAAAAACGGCTACACCAAAAAGCAAACCATTACGCTAAAAGAGCTAACCACGCTTTCTGTGGGCGATTATGTAACACATATTGACCACGGCATTGGAAAGTTTGGCGGTTTGCAAAAAATTGATGTGGAAGGCAAAAAACAAGAAGCCATAAAACTGGTATATGCCGATAACGATATTGTGTATGTTTCGATACATTCACTGCACAAAATATCAAAATACAACGGTAAAGAAGGGGCGCCACCAAAGATTTACAAAATTGGCTCTGGTGCATGGAAAGCCTTAAAGCAAAAAACAAAAGCGCGCGTAAAACACATTGCGTTTAACCTTATAAAACTGTACGCAAAACGCCGACTAGAGAAAGGATTTGCGTGTGCACCCGACAGTTATTTGCAGGCAGAATTAGAAAGTTCGTTTATTTACGAAGACACGCCCGACCAGTTAAAATCTACTATTGATGTGAAAACCGATATGGAAAGCGAACGTCCAATGGATCGATTGGTTTGTGGAGATGTGGGATTTGGTAAAACCGAAGTTGCCATTCGTGCCGCTTTTAAAATGGTCGATAACGGCAAACAAGTCGCCGTATTGGTGCCAACAACTATTTTGGCATTTCAACATCACAAAACGTTTACCGAGCGTTTAAAAGATATGCCTGTGAATGTGGCTTATTTAAACCGATTTAAAACCGCCAAACAAAAAGCCGAAACCTTGAAAGAATTGGCAGAAGGCAAAATTGATATCATCATTGGAACCCATCAATTGGTCAATAAAAACGTGGTTTTTAAAGATTTGGGATTATTGGTGATTGATGAAGAACAAAAATTCGGAGTTGCCGTAAAAGACAAACTAAAAACCATTGGTGAAAATATTGATACGCTAACGCTTACCGCAACACCAATCCCACGAACCTTACAGTTTTCGTTAATGGCAGCGCGCGATTTATCGGTAATTACCACGCCGCCGCCGAATCGTTATCCCATCGAAACTAATGTGATTGGGTTCAACGAAGAAGTTATTCGTGATGCCATTGCGTACGAAATTGAACGAGGCGGGCAGGTTTATTTTATCAATAATAGAATTGAAAATATTAAGGAAGTCGCAGGAATGATTCAACGTTTGGTTCCAAATGCAAAAGTGGGAATCGGTCACGGACAAATGGAAGGGAAGAAGTTGGAAGACTTGCTTTTATCGTTCATGGAAGGCGAATTTGATGTGTTGGTTGCCACAACGATTATTGAAAGCGGATTAGATGTTCCTAATGCAAACACCATTTTCATTAATAATGCCAACAATTTTGGTTTGAGCGATTTGCACCAAATGCGCGGTAGAGTTGGGCGAAGCAATAAAAAGGCGTTTTGTTATTTTATCACGCCGCCTTACAGTGTAATGACCGAAGAGGCGCGTAAACGAATTTCAGCATTGGAACAATTCAGCGATTTAGGCAGTGGATTTAATATTGCCATGAAAGATTTGGAAATTCGTGGTGCAGGCGATATTTTGGGTGGCGAACAAAGTGGTTTTATTAATGAAATTGGTTTTGAAACCTATCAAAAAATCATGAATGAAGCCATTGATGAATTGAAAGAAAACGAGTTTAAAGATTTATACGAAGAAGAACAAAATATAGACACCAAAGAATATGTAAAAGATATTGTGATAGAATCTGATTTCGAGATTTTGTTTCCAGATGAATACATCAATAATGTTTCTGAACGATTAACGTTGTATAACGAACTGGCAACATTGAAAACCGAAGAAGAATTAATTGCTTTTCAAAACAAATTGATTGACCGTTTTGGCGCATTGCCTAAACAAGCCTTGAATCTGTTAGATTCGGTTCGAATTAAATGGATTGCATCAAAAGCTGGAATTGAAAAATTAGTGTTGAAACAAGGCAAAATGATTGGCTATTTTGTAAGCGACCAACAGTCCATGTATTATCAATCGGCACAATTCCGCAAAGTGTTACAGTTTGTTCAGTTGTATCCAAAACTAGCCACATTAAAAGAAAAACAAACCAAAAACGGCTTGCGATTGCTTTTAACGTTCGATCACATCAAATCAATCAGTAAAGCGTTAGAGAACCTTCAAAAACTACAGCAACTATGA
- a CDS encoding fimbrial biogenesis chaperone: MKITAFLLVTFCWCFGVFAQTGVSVSPPRLYYESDAGQSSRQKVVVTNVSAAHVMDLAVSLGDWQYNDLGENMMYAADSLATSCAGWVSISKKDSYFSLKPGEQKEIEVNITVPNTFKDDIPVHTAMLYVTQMNPIDDVDSRGANIKVSVRSGIKLFHRTQAIKNRKLEIENILFDKKSNQIELYFKNTGNIWADGIVYPELLNTQTGKKTIIDHIIFYTMPADNRKMIIALPEAIEKGKYTATILIDYGDENTIEMGELTFTNE; this comes from the coding sequence ATGAAAATAACAGCCTTTCTTTTAGTAACCTTTTGCTGGTGTTTTGGAGTTTTTGCCCAAACCGGTGTTTCGGTTTCGCCGCCCCGTCTTTATTATGAATCAGATGCCGGGCAAAGCAGTAGGCAAAAAGTAGTTGTTACCAATGTAAGTGCCGCGCATGTAATGGATCTTGCAGTGAGTTTGGGCGATTGGCAATACAATGATTTGGGCGAAAATATGATGTATGCGGCTGATAGTTTGGCAACATCGTGTGCGGGTTGGGTGAGCATTAGCAAAAAAGATAGTTATTTTTCACTAAAACCTGGCGAGCAAAAAGAAATCGAAGTAAACATTACGGTTCCAAACACTTTTAAAGACGATATTCCCGTGCACACGGCTATGTTGTATGTAACCCAAATGAATCCAATTGATGATGTGGACAGCCGCGGCGCCAATATAAAAGTAAGTGTTCGTTCGGGCATTAAATTGTTCCATAGAACCCAAGCAATTAAAAATCGAAAATTAGAAATAGAGAATATTCTGTTCGATAAAAAAAGCAATCAAATTGAATTGTACTTTAAAAATACAGGAAACATTTGGGCAGATGGTATTGTGTATCCGGAACTGTTAAACACGCAAACGGGTAAGAAAACAATTATTGATCATATAATCTTTTACACCATGCCGGCAGACAATCGCAAAATGATTATTGCATTGCCCGAAGCTATTGAAAAAGGAAAATATACAGCGACTATACTTATTGATTACGGCGATGAAAACACCATAGAAATGGGCGAATTAACTTTTACCAATGAATAG
- a CDS encoding COG1470 family protein, whose amino-acid sequence MFHFFLKRLWLLLCMVAACYELQAQQIVEMHVETTAAKGRANIIDSTVALKNSSENPFSGFIQITTPQGFKSISGSEIAVQLQPNEQVYIPLKIIKGKAATAGTAEIVVTLLDNNNQLIATNSVEEHVEENNAMSLQAVSPTIFLTNANDSLSVKVRISNLGNKPQQVFVVFSIPQLTSENNFFEQTAVIDVRKDSVFDFKFWVEKSLLEKSQFTVNVAAMRSSEKILFGNLAINVQNVSSVKRYEDTQSATYSRYYQKNTLTTSYRTSGSNSNVYQLMGSGDVDLPAGYLSVNGNIYKTDSQNQPLISNTYLAYHLEQHQLKIGNLSQPLEMPLFGRGIQLESANKNLNNRFVAGFIDENFNLIEQDAFLKRGFGVYALGTFGANNPSNQKSFNYVFKEDKIEAATHQVFGVEKAQFINNNWSLRLKAHGGFSHYNRINKKQPSFALETQYNGSINNIRLSGNYYVSSDYFPGNRRGVVQVQQNFMKNLKRERTVFANIFYADFAPESFTYQFNMQTTTFRLDTGFTLPRVKSIGKSFGFQYYKETSDAFAWLVPNGFLAMDAFRLTQHFNWLSPNQKHSIILGIEEGLLKMSEKAKMYPQFKLNSIYSFKGFNASATYQQGSFFLSEYTSLLALNKNQNDFKRLSISVATDHKFFSNKLMLRSGMAYLNDFVSGETPSAFLNMNYAPTDMYRFFLNASWFRYSNNTFFQTNTQFIVEAGFSMNLGGKAASAGRKGTLTAHVFYDKNSNNIFDEDDESAPDFLVTINKTTFKTNANGIIQYKSIPFGTYNLQAVFQNGWFAESTNCVINNYSNEVAIPLQQNGTLKGKIKYQYDEKLVKNFDFKTGGIICIITKNGQFIQRVVTNDEADFVAFLPTGNYEVTIDTHSLPEHTFCKEVTQSVQIQSGAITTIPDFVIQVQQKQVKVKKFGG is encoded by the coding sequence ATGTTTCATTTCTTCCTAAAAAGGCTTTGGCTTTTGCTGTGCATGGTTGCTGCTTGCTACGAATTGCAAGCACAGCAAATTGTGGAAATGCATGTGGAAACAACAGCTGCAAAGGGAAGAGCCAATATAATTGACAGTACTGTTGCTTTAAAAAACAGTTCTGAAAATCCGTTTAGCGGATTTATACAAATTACCACTCCGCAAGGTTTTAAAAGCATTTCAGGATCAGAAATAGCGGTGCAACTGCAACCCAATGAACAAGTTTATATCCCTTTGAAAATAATCAAAGGAAAAGCTGCAACAGCCGGAACTGCAGAAATTGTAGTAACACTTTTAGATAATAACAACCAATTAATTGCAACGAACAGCGTGGAAGAACACGTGGAAGAGAATAACGCAATGAGTTTGCAGGCTGTTTCGCCCACTATTTTTCTAACTAACGCCAACGATTCACTATCGGTAAAAGTTCGGATAAGCAATTTGGGCAACAAACCGCAACAAGTTTTTGTGGTTTTTAGTATTCCGCAATTAACAAGTGAAAATAATTTTTTCGAGCAAACTGCTGTGATAGATGTTCGAAAAGATTCTGTATTCGATTTTAAATTTTGGGTAGAAAAATCACTTTTAGAAAAATCACAATTTACGGTAAACGTAGCAGCAATGCGCAGTTCAGAAAAAATATTGTTTGGAAACCTAGCTATAAATGTGCAAAATGTGTCGTCGGTAAAACGCTATGAAGACACTCAAAGTGCAACCTATTCGCGTTACTATCAAAAAAACACGCTTACAACCAGCTATCGAACCAGTGGATCAAACAGCAATGTGTATCAATTAATGGGTTCAGGCGATGTGGATTTACCTGCGGGTTATTTATCGGTAAACGGAAATATTTACAAAACCGATAGTCAAAACCAACCCTTAATCAGCAACACTTATTTGGCGTATCATTTAGAGCAGCATCAATTAAAAATAGGCAATTTAAGTCAGCCTTTAGAGATGCCTTTGTTTGGACGAGGAATTCAATTAGAATCGGCCAATAAAAATTTAAACAACCGTTTTGTGGCAGGATTTATCGATGAAAATTTTAATTTAATTGAGCAAGATGCCTTTTTAAAGCGAGGTTTTGGTGTGTATGCCTTGGGAACGTTTGGAGCCAACAATCCATCCAATCAAAAAAGTTTTAATTATGTTTTTAAGGAAGATAAAATAGAGGCTGCAACCCATCAGGTGTTTGGTGTGGAAAAAGCACAGTTTATCAACAATAATTGGAGTCTTCGGTTGAAAGCCCACGGAGGTTTTAGTCATTACAATCGCATCAATAAAAAGCAACCTTCGTTTGCGCTTGAAACGCAGTATAATGGTTCCATAAACAATATCCGCTTGTCTGGAAATTACTATGTTAGCAGTGATTATTTTCCAGGAAATAGGAGAGGAGTGGTGCAAGTGCAACAAAATTTCATGAAAAACCTAAAGCGCGAACGCACTGTGTTTGCCAATATTTTTTATGCCGATTTTGCTCCGGAATCTTTCACGTATCAATTTAATATGCAAACCACCACATTTCGTTTGGATACGGGGTTTACCCTTCCGCGCGTAAAATCAATCGGGAAAAGCTTTGGTTTTCAATATTATAAAGAAACAAGTGATGCGTTTGCCTGGCTTGTGCCTAATGGTTTTTTGGCGATGGATGCTTTTCGTCTTACGCAGCATTTTAATTGGTTGAGTCCCAATCAAAAACACTCAATTATTTTGGGGATTGAAGAAGGTTTGCTAAAAATGTCTGAGAAAGCAAAGATGTATCCGCAGTTTAAGCTGAATAGTATTTACAGTTTTAAAGGTTTTAATGCCAGCGCAACTTATCAGCAAGGCAGTTTTTTTCTGTCTGAATACACCTCATTATTGGCGTTAAACAAAAATCAGAACGATTTCAAACGATTGTCTATCTCGGTTGCAACAGATCATAAATTCTTTTCCAACAAATTGATGCTGAGAAGTGGTATGGCTTATTTGAATGATTTCGTTTCGGGCGAAACACCTTCAGCTTTCCTAAATATGAATTATGCTCCAACAGATATGTATCGGTTCTTTTTAAATGCATCATGGTTCCGTTACAGCAATAACACTTTTTTTCAAACCAACACCCAATTTATTGTAGAAGCTGGGTTTAGTATGAATTTAGGTGGAAAAGCAGCTTCGGCAGGTAGAAAAGGAACACTTACCGCACATGTTTTTTACGATAAAAACAGTAATAATATATTTGATGAAGATGATGAGTCGGCACCTGATTTTTTAGTTACTATTAACAAAACAACTTTTAAAACCAATGCCAATGGAATCATTCAATACAAAAGTATTCCTTTTGGAACCTATAATTTGCAAGCTGTTTTTCAGAACGGATGGTTTGCCGAAAGCACCAATTGTGTCATCAATAATTACAGCAATGAAGTGGCTATACCCTTGCAACAAAACGGCACCTTAAAAGGAAAAATCAAGTATCAATACGATGAAAAATTGGTTAAAAATTTCGATTTTAAAACCGGAGGAATTATATGCATCATCACCAAAAATGGTCAGTTTATACAAAGAGTTGTTACCAATGATGAAGCAGATTTTGTAGCATTTTTACCCACAGGAAATTATGAAGTTACCATAGATACCCACTCTTTACCAGAACATACTTTTTGCAAAGAAGTAACTCAAAGCGTTCAAATTCAGTCTGGTGCGATAACTACCATCCCCGATTTTGTGATACAAGTACAACAAAAACAAGTAAAAGTGAAAAAGTTTGGGGGGTAA
- a CDS encoding GNAT family N-acetyltransferase: MSSLSYRNATIEDLSEIVAIYNSTIASRMVTADTEMVSVESKQKWFYEHNVSTRPLWMVENNRNELVGWVSFQSFYGRPAYNATAEISIYLHEAQRKKGYGKQILQYCMETAPEFGIKTLLGFIFAHNHPSLKLFKDLGFSDWATLPNIAMLDGQEFGLKIVGKRIA, from the coding sequence ATGAGCTCATTATCCTACCGAAATGCAACCATAGAAGACCTTTCTGAAATTGTTGCCATATACAATTCTACCATTGCTTCCCGAATGGTTACTGCCGATACAGAAATGGTTTCTGTGGAGAGCAAACAGAAATGGTTTTACGAACACAACGTTTCCACACGGCCTTTGTGGATGGTGGAAAACAACCGCAATGAGTTAGTGGGGTGGGTGAGTTTTCAATCGTTTTATGGTCGGCCGGCATACAACGCTACTGCCGAAATTAGTATTTATTTGCATGAAGCACAACGAAAAAAGGGGTATGGCAAGCAAATTTTACAATATTGTATGGAAACGGCTCCCGAGTTTGGCATAAAAACCTTATTGGGATTTATTTTTGCGCACAATCACCCCAGTTTAAAACTTTTTAAAGATTTAGGATTTAGCGATTGGGCAACTTTGCCAAATATTGCAATGCTTGATGGGCAAGAGTTTGGGTTGAAAATTGTAGGAAAACGCATCGCTTAA
- a CDS encoding helix-turn-helix domain-containing protein yields MYKITDELNENGFSVNSVDVLIKRNNGSRAFNTLDYFVILIAVSEAQFTIQGIDYKVKKGSLTFLGPAKDIVFCPNCNAEGNVYALTFSSSFFERSAKDTLLLHSDLFFNTALPFVTTQASIPIDEVLKLIINRLALYKTKQNNGLYISVAHNCVEALLLDGLFYVDEKVCEINDTRKFTFLDIVNRFRVLLQRNYQTEKQVSFYADLLHITPRRLSEMTESVLGKSAKQVIIDKIVGEGTRMLKHSNYTVSEIAYQLGFNDEANFSTFIKKYTHKNPRMIREEVNTVLGT; encoded by the coding sequence ATGTATAAAATTACAGATGAACTCAATGAAAACGGTTTCAGCGTAAATTCGGTAGATGTTTTAATTAAAAGGAATAATGGCAGCCGTGCCTTTAATACCTTAGATTATTTTGTAATCTTAATTGCTGTTAGCGAAGCCCAATTTACCATACAAGGAATTGATTACAAGGTAAAAAAGGGAAGTCTTACTTTTTTAGGACCGGCAAAAGATATTGTGTTTTGTCCCAATTGTAATGCAGAAGGGAATGTGTATGCCTTAACATTTTCTTCTTCTTTTTTCGAACGATCTGCAAAAGACACCTTGTTGCTGCATTCTGATTTGTTTTTTAATACCGCTTTGCCTTTTGTTACCACGCAAGCTTCTATCCCTATTGATGAAGTTTTAAAATTGATTATAAACCGTTTGGCTCTTTATAAAACCAAACAGAACAATGGCTTGTATATTTCTGTTGCACACAATTGCGTAGAAGCGCTACTGCTTGACGGGTTGTTTTATGTAGATGAAAAAGTATGCGAAATCAACGATACGCGTAAGTTCACTTTTCTAGACATCGTAAACCGTTTCCGGGTGTTGTTGCAACGAAATTATCAAACAGAAAAGCAAGTGAGTTTTTATGCCGATTTGCTGCATATCACACCACGCCGATTAAGTGAAATGACAGAATCTGTTTTAGGGAAAAGTGCCAAACAAGTGATTATTGATAAAATAGTGGGTGAAGGCACTCGAATGTTAAAACACTCCAACTATACCGTTTCAGAAATAGCTTACCAATTAGGGTTTAATGACGAAGCAAACTTTAGTACATTCATAAAGAAATACACCCACAAAAATCCACGCATGATTCGGGAGGAAGTAAACACTGTGTTAGGAACCTAA
- a CDS encoding NAD-dependent epimerase/dehydratase family protein, with amino-acid sequence MNDTKILIIGACGQIGSELTLKLREIYGTENVIASDIRKGEQDVFKTGPFELVDAMNYEQVEALIDKYKVEEVYLMAALLSATAEKNPAFAWDLNMNSLFHVLNLAKEGKIKKIFWPSSIAVFGPTTPKQNTPQYTVMEPSTVYGISKQAGERWCEYYFNKYGVDVRSIRYPGLISWKTPPGGGTTDYAVDIYYKAVAENKYTCFLSENTELPMMYMDDAIRATIGIMQADKEQIKIRSSYNLSAISFTPKQIAAAIAKEKPGFEISYAPDFRQEIADSWPSSINDSEARKDWNWQHHYDLERMTQEMLENLSE; translated from the coding sequence ATGAACGATACCAAAATACTAATCATTGGAGCCTGCGGCCAAATTGGCTCTGAACTTACCTTAAAATTACGCGAAATATACGGAACAGAAAACGTAATAGCATCAGACATTCGGAAAGGCGAACAAGACGTTTTTAAAACAGGACCTTTTGAACTAGTAGATGCTATGAATTATGAACAAGTGGAAGCTTTGATTGATAAATATAAGGTTGAAGAGGTTTATTTAATGGCAGCCTTGCTTTCTGCTACTGCAGAAAAAAATCCGGCTTTTGCATGGGATTTGAACATGAATTCGCTTTTCCATGTACTGAATTTAGCAAAAGAAGGTAAGATAAAAAAGATTTTTTGGCCATCAAGCATTGCGGTTTTTGGACCAACAACTCCAAAACAAAACACGCCACAATACACCGTTATGGAACCATCGACCGTTTACGGAATTTCTAAACAGGCTGGTGAACGTTGGTGTGAGTATTACTTTAATAAATATGGTGTTGATGTGCGCTCTATCCGCTATCCGGGATTAATTTCGTGGAAGACGCCTCCGGGTGGTGGAACAACTGATTATGCGGTTGATATTTATTACAAAGCAGTAGCAGAAAACAAATACACTTGTTTTTTAAGTGAAAACACCGAATTGCCAATGATGTATATGGATGATGCCATTCGTGCAACCATAGGAATTATGCAGGCTGATAAAGAACAAATAAAGATTCGGTCGTCGTATAATCTTTCTGCGATAAGTTTTACACCAAAACAAATTGCAGCAGCTATTGCGAAAGAAAAACCAGGTTTCGAGATATCTTATGCACCCGATTTCCGTCAGGAAATTGCCGATTCTTGGCCAAGTAGCATTAATGATTCTGAAGCCCGAAAAGATTGGAATTGGCAACATCACTACGATTTAGAACGCATGACCCAAGAGATGTTAGAAAATTTGTCGGAATAG